A genomic window from Pecten maximus chromosome 2, xPecMax1.1, whole genome shotgun sequence includes:
- the LOC117321709 gene encoding ankyrin repeat domain-containing protein 45-like isoform X1, producing MTNETPTTEGQPGEEEPVEEVEVLLPNTTIVTHCVLKNDVERLVKCFESDEDPYKETVAELINQRDEDGKTPLDVAATLGRVDIAKELITRGADVNSVTTKGYCSLHHASAWGRIGVLKVLIEAQAGLQQRNTNNERPRETALRYNQTECVDYLDWAEARVALQDAIRNAQETIADPEKVQGRLTKDDKNLTLNTCKEKTEWIDSTTDATTQDFLIQKQAFDEILAPIYQKLSEPVETPQRGQKKSR from the exons atgacGAACGAAACGCCGACAACTGAGGGTCAACCAGGAGAAGAAGAACCTGTAGAAGAAGTAGAGGTTTTGCTTCCGAATACTACTATTGTAACCCACTGTGTATTGAAAAACGATGTTGAGAGACttgtgaaatgttttgaaagCGATGAGGACCCATATAAAGAGACAGTAGCCGAACTAATAAACCAGCGTGATGAGGATGGGAAGACACCTCTCGACGTAGCAGCCACATTAGGTCGTGTAGATATTGCTAAGGAACTTATTACAAGAGGAGCCGATGTGAATTCTGTAACAACAAAGG GATATTGTTCCCTTCATCATGCCAGTGCCTGGGGACGTATTGGTGTACTTAAAGTTCTCATTGAAGCTCAGGCTGGACTACAACAGAGAAACACAAATAATGAACGACCAAGAGAGACAGCACTTCGATACAACCAAACAGAATGTGTAGATTACTTAGATTGGGCAG AAGCTAGAGTGGCTCTACAGGATGCTATCCGCAATGCCCAGGAGACAATCGCAGATCCAGAGAAGGTCCAAGGCAGACTCACTAAAGATGACAAG aACCTGACCCTGAACACGTGTAAGGAGAAGACAGAATGGATTGACAGTACTACAGATGCTACCACACAGGACTTCCTCATACAGAAACAGGCTTTTGATGAAATCCTTGCCCCTATCTACCAGAAACTTTCAGAACCAG TGGAAACA
- the LOC117321709 gene encoding ankyrin repeat domain-containing protein 45-like isoform X2 gives MTNETPTTEGQPGEEEPVEEVEVLLPNTTIVTHCVLKNDVERLVKCFESDEDPYKETVAELINQRDEDGKTPLDVAATLGRVDIAKELITRGADVNSVTTKGYCSLHHASAWGRIGVLKVLIEAQAGLQQRNTNNERPRETALRYNQTECVDYLDWAEARVALQDAIRNAQETIADPEKVQGRLTKDDKNLTLNTCKEKTEWIDSTTDATTQDFLIQKQAFDEILAPIYQKLSEPATERPEKK, from the exons atgacGAACGAAACGCCGACAACTGAGGGTCAACCAGGAGAAGAAGAACCTGTAGAAGAAGTAGAGGTTTTGCTTCCGAATACTACTATTGTAACCCACTGTGTATTGAAAAACGATGTTGAGAGACttgtgaaatgttttgaaagCGATGAGGACCCATATAAAGAGACAGTAGCCGAACTAATAAACCAGCGTGATGAGGATGGGAAGACACCTCTCGACGTAGCAGCCACATTAGGTCGTGTAGATATTGCTAAGGAACTTATTACAAGAGGAGCCGATGTGAATTCTGTAACAACAAAGG GATATTGTTCCCTTCATCATGCCAGTGCCTGGGGACGTATTGGTGTACTTAAAGTTCTCATTGAAGCTCAGGCTGGACTACAACAGAGAAACACAAATAATGAACGACCAAGAGAGACAGCACTTCGATACAACCAAACAGAATGTGTAGATTACTTAGATTGGGCAG AAGCTAGAGTGGCTCTACAGGATGCTATCCGCAATGCCCAGGAGACAATCGCAGATCCAGAGAAGGTCCAAGGCAGACTCACTAAAGATGACAAG aACCTGACCCTGAACACGTGTAAGGAGAAGACAGAATGGATTGACAGTACTACAGATGCTACCACACAGGACTTCCTCATACAGAAACAGGCTTTTGATGAAATCCTTGCCCCTATCTACCAGAAACTTTCAGAACCAG